One stretch of Brevibacillus laterosporus DNA includes these proteins:
- a CDS encoding sigma-70 family RNA polymerase sigma factor, translating to MTDSQLIREIKEGNIESYAELIRRYERKILTFVAHMLRQAHLEHIAEDICQETFYKAYKSLHSFRDVEATFSTWLYTIARNTVLSELRKSRNADVYLEDSVQVPSISFERLPEQQLLQTEREDLVRQAINNLPEKQRSALILREYEQLDYNEIAKILDLTVSSVKSLLFRARQSIKLQLESYFIDSQLEEAEGMSKR from the coding sequence ATGACCGATTCCCAGTTAATTCGCGAAATAAAAGAGGGCAATATTGAAAGTTATGCCGAACTGATACGCCGGTATGAAAGGAAGATTTTGACCTTTGTTGCTCATATGTTACGTCAGGCGCATTTGGAACATATAGCAGAAGACATTTGTCAGGAAACCTTTTATAAAGCGTATAAGAGCCTTCATTCTTTTCGAGATGTGGAAGCTACATTTTCAACATGGTTGTATACCATTGCTCGCAACACAGTATTGAGTGAACTTCGTAAAAGTCGTAACGCTGACGTTTATCTGGAAGATAGTGTCCAAGTTCCTAGCATTTCCTTTGAACGCCTCCCTGAACAGCAATTGTTGCAAACAGAGCGTGAGGATTTGGTGAGACAAGCGATTAATAACCTTCCCGAAAAACAACGATCTGCGCTTATCTTACGAGAGTATGAGCAACTGGATTACAATGAAATTGCCAAAATCCTCGATCTCACGGTGAGTTCGGTTAAATCTCTTTTATTTCGGGCGAGACAAAGCATTAAATTACAATTGGAATCTTATTTTATAGATTCTCAACTGGAAGAAGCCGAAGGGATGAGTAAGCGATGA
- the aroA gene encoding 3-phosphoshikimate 1-carboxyvinyltransferase: protein MLTIQPASRIQGETQVPGDKSISHRAVMFGALAEGTTRISGFLQGADCLSTIDCFSRMGVSIEREGDQVTVQGKGWFGLQEPNQKLDVGNSGTTIRLMSGILATQPFYCVVEGDESIAKRPMRRVIGPLREMGAKIDGRKNGEFTPLSIRGGDLKGIQYVSPVASAQIKSAILLAGLQAEGTTSVEEPSVSRDHTERMLRAFGVEVEQSGNLVSVQGGQKLIGREISVPGDISSAAFLIAAVMMLPESELLIKNVGINPTRTGIIDVVRAMGGTIELRNERVVNEEPVADIYVAYAKLHGIVIEGDLIPRLIDEIPVIAVMATQAVGDTIIRDAAELKVKETDRIATVVSQLGKFGAKVQPTDDGMIITGECILHGTDINSMGDHRIGMAMAIAGLASQGETVVRQAEAIDVSFPGFAKLLASICQR, encoded by the coding sequence ATGTTAACCATTCAACCAGCTAGTAGAATACAAGGGGAAACACAAGTACCCGGAGATAAGTCTATTTCGCATCGGGCTGTCATGTTTGGAGCATTGGCAGAGGGTACCACACGAATAAGTGGTTTTTTACAAGGAGCCGATTGCCTGAGTACGATTGATTGCTTTTCGAGAATGGGTGTTTCGATAGAACGAGAAGGTGATCAGGTAACCGTACAAGGGAAAGGTTGGTTTGGATTACAAGAACCGAATCAAAAGCTTGATGTAGGTAACTCTGGTACCACCATTCGATTGATGAGTGGCATTCTAGCTACGCAACCGTTTTATTGTGTGGTGGAAGGGGATGAATCCATTGCTAAACGTCCAATGCGACGTGTGATTGGACCTTTACGTGAGATGGGTGCTAAGATAGATGGCCGAAAAAATGGTGAGTTTACTCCACTGTCCATTCGTGGGGGAGATTTAAAAGGGATTCAATATGTTTCTCCTGTGGCTAGCGCACAAATAAAGTCAGCTATTCTACTCGCTGGTTTGCAGGCGGAAGGAACGACAAGTGTAGAAGAACCAAGCGTGTCTCGCGATCATACCGAACGTATGTTGCGTGCTTTTGGTGTAGAAGTAGAGCAATCTGGTAATCTAGTGAGCGTGCAAGGTGGCCAAAAGCTGATTGGTAGAGAGATTAGCGTACCAGGCGACATTTCATCCGCAGCATTCTTAATTGCGGCTGTCATGATGTTACCTGAAAGCGAGCTTTTGATTAAAAATGTTGGAATTAACCCGACACGTACAGGAATCATTGATGTAGTTCGTGCTATGGGGGGGACTATTGAATTACGAAATGAACGAGTAGTGAATGAGGAACCAGTAGCAGACATCTACGTAGCCTATGCAAAATTACATGGCATCGTCATCGAAGGTGATCTTATTCCGCGTTTAATTGACGAGATTCCTGTCATTGCTGTTATGGCTACACAGGCAGTGGGAGACACCATCATTCGCGATGCCGCAGAATTAAAGGTTAAAGAAACAGATCGGATTGCAACTGTGGTAAGCCAGCTCGGTAAGTTTGGTGCGAAGGTTCAACCAACTGACGATGGCATGATCATTACAGGAGAATGCATCTTACATGGTACCGATATCAATAGCATGGGGGACCATCGCATAGGCATGGCCATGGCTATTGCGGGATTGGCATCACAAGGTGAGACAGTTGTTCGTCAAGCAGAGGCAATCGACGTATCGTTTCCTGGTTTTGCTAAATTACTAGCATCCATTTGTCAGCGATAA